From one Paenibacillus terrae HPL-003 genomic stretch:
- the greA gene encoding transcription elongation factor GreA has protein sequence MSNEEVLLTKEGLAKLEDELKELKTVKRKELAERLKLAISYGDLKENSEYHSAKDDQAFMETRILILEKMLTKARVVDESNLDLRTVSIGSTVILNDIEFSEKMEYKIVSPAEADVLDNKISYESPLGKELLGKEVGSIIHVNAPMAVIKYELLEIKLT, from the coding sequence ATGTCGAATGAAGAAGTTTTGTTGACTAAAGAGGGATTGGCCAAGCTGGAGGATGAGCTTAAGGAACTGAAGACTGTAAAACGCAAGGAACTCGCTGAGCGGCTTAAGCTGGCTATCAGCTACGGCGATTTGAAAGAAAATAGTGAGTATCACTCAGCCAAGGACGACCAAGCGTTTATGGAAACCCGGATTCTCATATTGGAGAAGATGCTGACCAAAGCCCGGGTTGTGGATGAGAGTAATCTGGATCTAAGAACCGTTAGTATCGGATCGACAGTCATTCTGAATGACATCGAATTTTCTGAGAAGATGGAGTACAAAATTGTAAGTCCTGCTGAGGCGGACGTGCTGGATAATAAAATTTCCTACGAAAGCCCTCTAGGAAAGGAACTTTTGGGTAAAGAAGTAGGCAGTATCATTCATGTGAATGCACCCATGGCTGTCATCAAATACGAACTGCTCGAAATTAAGCTGACGTAA